In a single window of the Oryctolagus cuniculus chromosome 2, mOryCun1.1, whole genome shotgun sequence genome:
- the OST4 gene encoding dolichyl-diphosphooligosaccharide--protein glycosyltransferase subunit 4, which yields MRWREGARVRQALLRSRAEPSCLVGGGSESLSLAARRGTPTALALSLLCTASRSRPRLPILGEDSEGRTQRKHLVGRTGKRRVGSSTGGRGRKRGSKPAGQAESPARPEAALSPRSTPWLGVGSRRGSARRAPDPPAAASCAVPSPRRASAAPPHPLRRGVHRGPARDPAPRERAGAGETAGLERPPRQRRAAGSGVLGRRWHDGVPVQVSYLCAVWRRCRVRGGRGRMITDVQLAIFANMLGVSLFLLVVLYHYVAVNNPKKQE from the exons ATGCGGTGGAGGGAGGGAGCCCGGGTAAGACAGGCACTGCTCAGATCGCGGGCAGAACCCTCCTGCTTGGTCGGAGGTGGGTCCGAAAGCCTTAGTCTGGCGGCGCGGAgagggacacccacagccctaGCCCTGTCCCTACTCTGCACCGCCTCCCGCTCCCGTCCCCGCCTCCCGATCCTGGGAGAGGACAGCGAGGGCAGGACCCAAAGGAAACACCTGGTGGGCCGGACTGGGAAGCGAAGGGTGGGCAGCAGTACTGGGGGCCGAGGCAGGAAGAGGGGGTCGAAGCCCGCAGGCCAGGCCGAGTCCCCCGCCCGCCCCGAAGCCGCACTCTCGCCCAGGTCCACTCCTTGGCTCGGAGTTGGCAGCCGCCGCGGCTCCGCTCGGCGCGCCCCAGACCCGCCAGCTGCGGCCAGCTGCGCGGTTCCCTCCCCGCGGCGCGCGTccgcggccccgccccaccccctacGGCGGGGCGTCCACCGCGGCCCCGCCCGAGACCCCGCCCCTCGCGAGCGCGCGGGAGCAGGCGAGACGGCGGGGCTAGAGAGGCCGCCCCGACAGCGCCGCGCGGCCGGAAGTGGCGTGCTTGGCCGGCGCTGGCACGACGGAGTTCcggtccaggtctcctacctctGCGCTGTGTGGAGGCGGTGTAGGGTCCGAGGCGGGCGGGGCAG GATGATCACGGACGTGCAGCTCGCCATCTTCGCCAACATGCTGGGCGTGTCGCTCTTCCTGCTCGTCGTTCTCTATCACTACGTGGCCGTCAACAACCCCAAGAAGCAAGAATGA